A genomic region of Friedmanniella luteola contains the following coding sequences:
- a CDS encoding DUF3883 domain-containing protein, giving the protein MQRTDPPQPIRRGARSSHDFGAHSQARHPDQEARNAELGRAGELLALRHEKDCLQAAGRSDLAERVTHVAVVEGDSAEYDIRSFTPDRSHRFIEVKTTRGAASTAFFVSPNQVAFSEDHSANYVLLRIFAYSESTDSARFYESTGPLTRHFDLQVSEFRASMKPIT; this is encoded by the coding sequence CTGCAACGAACAGACCCGCCCCAGCCCATCCGGCGCGGGGCCAGAAGCTCCCATGATTTCGGCGCGCATAGCCAAGCCCGCCACCCCGACCAAGAAGCACGAAACGCGGAGCTCGGCCGGGCAGGAGAGCTGCTGGCGCTTAGGCATGAAAAAGACTGCCTACAGGCCGCCGGGCGCTCAGACCTTGCCGAACGAGTCACCCACGTAGCCGTCGTTGAAGGCGACTCCGCCGAATACGACATTAGGTCGTTCACCCCTGACCGGTCACACCGATTCATAGAGGTCAAGACCACACGCGGGGCCGCCTCCACGGCCTTCTTTGTGTCCCCCAACCAAGTAGCGTTCAGCGAGGATCATTCCGCAAACTACGTGCTACTCCGGATCTTTGCCTATTCAGAGTCCACCGACAGTGCACGCTTCTATGAGTCGACTGGGCCGCTCACCCGCCACTTTGACCTCCAGGTCTCCGAATTCAGGGCGTCCATGAAGCCGATCACGTGA
- a CDS encoding FtsK/SpoIIIE domain-containing protein — MDTAGLAIPWRGTLWNPTVLSVTSTLTVDRVRVRMLPGQTVEDYAAVADRLAQTFGASAVRVRSVLTRPHHVELWLLTADPLTSVVEPLPVDDQALTAGLPLALAEDGRTWRLQLVGSHVLVVGATGAGKGSVIWSLLLHLAPLVRSGLVNVWAVDPKGGMELAAGRSLFTRFAHGDSDTAAGYESTFAEVLEDAVAVMRRRQDRLRGVTRLHTASVNEPLVVLVVDELAALTGWVTDRTAKKRIEAALGLLLSQGRAVGVVVVGAVQDPRKDVLPMRDLFPTRIALRLNEAEQVNLVLGPGARNRGAQADLIPDSLPGVGYVTVDGIAEPVRVRFSNVTDQHITTLVTPAAPALQLVPGGAA; from the coding sequence ATGGACACTGCCGGCCTCGCGATCCCGTGGCGCGGCACCCTGTGGAACCCCACCGTGCTGTCGGTGACGAGCACCCTGACGGTCGATCGGGTGCGAGTGCGGATGCTGCCCGGTCAGACGGTCGAGGACTACGCGGCCGTCGCTGACCGGCTGGCGCAGACCTTTGGCGCCTCTGCGGTGCGGGTGCGGTCAGTGCTGACACGGCCGCATCACGTCGAGTTGTGGCTCCTCACCGCTGATCCGCTGACCTCGGTGGTGGAGCCGCTGCCGGTCGACGACCAGGCGCTCACCGCCGGCCTGCCCCTTGCGCTGGCTGAGGACGGTCGGACGTGGCGGCTGCAGCTGGTGGGCTCGCACGTCCTCGTGGTTGGCGCAACGGGGGCGGGGAAGGGGTCGGTGATCTGGTCTCTGCTGCTGCACCTGGCCCCGCTGGTCCGTTCGGGGTTGGTGAACGTGTGGGCGGTGGACCCGAAGGGCGGCATGGAACTTGCCGCCGGCCGCAGCTTGTTCACTCGGTTCGCGCACGGTGACTCCGACACCGCGGCCGGGTACGAGTCGACGTTCGCGGAGGTGCTCGAGGACGCGGTCGCGGTGATGCGCCGCCGGCAGGACCGGCTCCGCGGCGTCACCCGCCTCCACACTGCGTCGGTCAATGAGCCGTTGGTCGTGCTGGTCGTTGACGAGCTCGCCGCGCTGACGGGCTGGGTGACCGACCGGACCGCGAAGAAGCGGATCGAGGCCGCCCTCGGGCTCCTGCTCTCCCAGGGCCGGGCGGTCGGGGTCGTGGTGGTCGGGGCGGTGCAGGACCCGCGCAAGGACGTCCTGCCGATGAGAGATTTGTTCCCCACCCGCATCGCGCTGCGGCTGAACGAGGCCGAACAGGTCAACCTCGTCCTCGGCCCCGGTGCCCGTAACCGGGGTGCGCAGGCCGACCTGATCCCCGACAGCCTCCCTGGCGTCGGCTACGTCACCGTCGACGGCATCGCCGAACCCGTCCGGGTCCGCTTCTCCAACGTCACCGATCAACACATCACCACGTTGGTCACCCCGGCTGCGCCGGCGCTGCAGCTGGTGCCTGGTGGTGCGGCGTGA